The following nucleotide sequence is from Streptomyces sp. NBC_00237.
CCTGCTCGCCCGGGTCCTGACGGCCTGTGACGGGGCCGGAACCACCGTGGTCGTCGGCGGCAGGCACCCCACCGCGCGCCCCGTGACCTGGGCGCGCGAGGACCCGCCCGGCGGCGGGCCGCTGGCCGCGCTCGCCGCCGGGGTCCGCGAGACCCGGGCCGAGACGGTCCTCGTGCTCTCCGTGGACCTGCCGTTCGTGGACCGCGTGACGGTCGACACGCTCGTACGGGCCGTGGCGGGCGACCCGGCCACCAATGCGGCCCTCCTCGTCGACGCCACGCGGCGCGACCAGCCCCTCGTGGCCGTCTACCGGGCCGAGCCCCTGCGCCGCGAACTCGCCCTGCTGGCTGCCGAGTACGGGTCCCTCTCCGGTCTCCCGCTGCGGCTGCTCACCGCCGAGCTCGCCCTCACTCGTGTCACCGCCGCCGATCCCCTCGCCTCCTTCGACTGCGACACCTGGGAAGACATCGCAGCGGCCCGTGCCCGCATCAGGGAGCATGGGCACGTGCTGGATGAATGGATCACCGCAGTCAAGGACGAACTCGGCCTCGATCTCGACGTCGACACCCCCCTCCTCCTCGACCTCGCGCGCGACGCCGCGCACGGCGTCGCCCGACCCGCCGCTCCTCTGACGACGTTCCTGGTCGGTTACGCCGCCGGCCGGGCCGGGGCCGACGGCCCCCAGGCCCTGGCCGAAGCCGTCGCCAAGGCCACCGCTCTCGCGGCCCGCTGGGCAGCCGAGGCCGACGACGCTCCGGGCTCGGGCTCGGGCTCGGGCTCGGGTTCGGGTTCGGGCTCGGGTTCCGGACCCGACGGATCCGGCAGCGGTCAGGCGGGCCCGGCATGAACGACACAGAGCACGAGATCGACGGCATCGACCAGGCCCTCGCCCTCGTCAGCCGTACGCAGCCCGCAGCACCCGCCGTGCCCGCTCCCGCCGCCGAAGCCCCCGCCGAGACGGCCCTCCCGACCGACCCGGCGGACTCCGGGGCCCCCGCCGCAGGACCCGCCAACAGCGACACGGCCCCCGCGCACCCCACCTCCACCCCCTGGCCCGAGGCCCGCGCCGCCGCCGCGCTCGCCGGGCGCACGGCACCGGCCCGCCCCCGCCGCGTACCCCTGGAGCAGGCCCTCGCGCAGATCCTCGCCGAGCCGCTCGAAGCCCTCACCGACCTGCCGTCCTTCGACACCTCCGCCATGGACGGCTGGGCCGTGGCCGGGCCGGGACCCTGGTCCTTCCAGGACGGCGCAGGCATCCTCGCCGGGCGCGCCGCCCCCGACCCGCTGGGCGACGGCGAAGCCGTACGGATCGCCACCGGGGCCCGCATCCCCGCCGAGGCGACCGCCGTCATCCGCAGCGAGCACGCCCACGCCGACGAGGGCAAGCAACGGCTCCACGCGCAGCGCGAGGTGATCCCCGGTCAGGACATCCGCCCGCGCGGCCAGGAGTGCCGCACCGGCGACCGCCTGCTGCCCTCGGGGTCCGTGGTGACCCCTGCGGTCCTCGGACTGGCAGCCGCCGCCGGGTACGACACGCTGCTGACCGTCCCCCGCCCCACCGTGGAAGTGCTCGTCCTGGGCGACGAGTTGCTGACGTCCGGGCTGCCCCGCGACGGCATGGTCCGCGACGCCCTCGGCCCTCTGCTCGCACCGTGGCTGCGGGCGCTCGGCGCGGAGGTGCTGGACACCCGGTGCCTGGGCGACGACCCGGAGGCGCTGCGCAGGGCAGTCCTGGGTTCCGAGGCCGATGTCGTCGTCACCACCGGGGGCACCGCCGCCGGACCCGTCGACCACGTGCACCCGATCCTCGCCGCCATCGGCGCCGAACTCCTCGTGGACGGCGTAGACGTGCGCCCCGGCCACCCCATGCTGCTGGCCAGGATCGCTCCCGACACCCACCTGGTCGGGCTGCCCGGCAACCCCCTTGCCGCCGTGTCCGGTCTGCTGACGCTGGCCGAGCCGCTGCTGCGGGCGCTCGCCCACCGACCGGCCCCCGAGCCGTACCGTGCTCCGGTGCGCGACGACGTTCCCGGCCATCCGGTCTCGACCCGCCTGGTGCCCGTCACCCACCGCGCGGACTCCACCGGAGCGGAGCACGCCGTGCCCCTGCACTACAACGGACCGGCGATGCTGCGCGGGATCGCGGCGGCCGACGGTCTGGCCGTCGTGCCGCCCGGTGGCGCACGGGCCGGAGACGAACTGGAAATCCTCGACCTGCCCTGGGCCGAGGGATGTTTCACGTGAAACATCCGGGCTCATGGAAGCCAGGCCGACCGGAAGGATGTTTCACGTGAAACTGCCAGGCCATGACGCGATGGCACGGGAAGCGGACGAGCACCTGATCACCGCGCCGGTGAAGCTGCCCAAGCGTGTCGTCGAGCGCCCGCTGCGGCAGGTCGCCAAGCGTCTGCTGATGGCGATGGTGGTGCTCGCGGTGACCGTCCTCATCGTGTGGATCGACCGTGACGGCTACCACGACAACTCCGACGGTGGCGTGGATCTCCTCGATGCCGTCTACTACTCGACCGTCACCCTCTCCACCACGGGGTACGGCGACATCGTCCCGTACAGCGACGGGGCGCGGCTCACCAATGTGCTGCTCGTGACGCCGCTGCGGGTTCTGTTCCTGATCATCCTGGTCGGTACCACTCTCGAAGTCCTCACCGAGCGGACGCGGGAAGAGTTCCGGCTGAATCGCTGGAGGTCCCAGTTGCGAGACCACACTGTCGTCATCGGATACGGGACGAAGGGCCGGTCCGCGATGCAGACCCTCATCGCCACGGGTCTGAAGAAGGACCAGATCGTCGTTGTCGACCCGAGCGCGAAGGTCATCGAGACCTGCACGGCGGAGGGCCTGACGGGCGTGGTCGGCGACGCCACGCGCAGCGACGTACTGCTGCGCGCGGAGCTCCAGAGGGCTCGCCAGATCGTCATCGCCACCCAGCGCGACGACACGGCGGTCCTGGTCACCCTCACCGCCCGCCAGCTCAACCGGGGCGCGAAGATCGTCGCCGCGGTCCGTGAGGAGGAGAACGCGCCACTGCTGCGGCAGTCCGGTGCGGACGCCGTCATCACCAGCGCGAGCGCGGCGGGCCGCCTGCTGGGCCTGTCGGTGCTCAGCCCGAGCGCGGGCACGGTCATGGAGGACCTGATCCAGCAGGGTTCGGGCCTGGACCTGATCGAGCGACCGGTCATAAAGAGCGAGGTGGGCAAGAACGTCCGGGAGACCGAGGACCTGGTGGTGAGCGTGCTGCGCGGACACCGGCTGCTCGGTTACGACGACCCGAAGGCCAGCCCCCTCCAGCTCACCGACCGGGTCATCGCGATCGTGCGGGCCGTTCCGGGAGCGGAGGAGTCGGACATG
It contains:
- a CDS encoding molybdopterin molybdotransferase MoeA; its protein translation is MNDTEHEIDGIDQALALVSRTQPAAPAVPAPAAEAPAETALPTDPADSGAPAAGPANSDTAPAHPTSTPWPEARAAAALAGRTAPARPRRVPLEQALAQILAEPLEALTDLPSFDTSAMDGWAVAGPGPWSFQDGAGILAGRAAPDPLGDGEAVRIATGARIPAEATAVIRSEHAHADEGKQRLHAQREVIPGQDIRPRGQECRTGDRLLPSGSVVTPAVLGLAAAAGYDTLLTVPRPTVEVLVLGDELLTSGLPRDGMVRDALGPLLAPWLRALGAEVLDTRCLGDDPEALRRAVLGSEADVVVTTGGTAAGPVDHVHPILAAIGAELLVDGVDVRPGHPMLLARIAPDTHLVGLPGNPLAAVSGLLTLAEPLLRALAHRPAPEPYRAPVRDDVPGHPVSTRLVPVTHRADSTGAEHAVPLHYNGPAMLRGIAAADGLAVVPPGGARAGDELEILDLPWAEGCFT
- a CDS encoding NTP transferase domain-containing protein; the encoded protein is MTAHAYDAVVLSGGAGRRLGRVDKATVRVGGRTLLARVLTACDGAGTTVVVGGRHPTARPVTWAREDPPGGGPLAALAAGVRETRAETVLVLSVDLPFVDRVTVDTLVRAVAGDPATNAALLVDATRRDQPLVAVYRAEPLRRELALLAAEYGSLSGLPLRLLTAELALTRVTAADPLASFDCDTWEDIAAARARIREHGHVLDEWITAVKDELGLDLDVDTPLLLDLARDAAHGVARPAAPLTTFLVGYAAGRAGADGPQALAEAVAKATALAARWAAEADDAPGSGSGSGSGSGSGSGSGPDGSGSGQAGPA
- a CDS encoding TrkA family potassium uptake protein, with amino-acid sequence MFHVKLPGHDAMAREADEHLITAPVKLPKRVVERPLRQVAKRLLMAMVVLAVTVLIVWIDRDGYHDNSDGGVDLLDAVYYSTVTLSTTGYGDIVPYSDGARLTNVLLVTPLRVLFLIILVGTTLEVLTERTREEFRLNRWRSQLRDHTVVIGYGTKGRSAMQTLIATGLKKDQIVVVDPSAKVIETCTAEGLTGVVGDATRSDVLLRAELQRARQIVIATQRDDTAVLVTLTARQLNRGAKIVAAVREEENAPLLRQSGADAVITSASAAGRLLGLSVLSPSAGTVMEDLIQQGSGLDLIERPVIKSEVGKNVRETEDLVVSVLRGHRLLGYDDPKASPLQLTDRVIAIVRAVPGAEESDMRFSSAD